From Opitutaceae bacterium, the proteins below share one genomic window:
- a CDS encoding NosD domain-containing protein, translating to DGHGIEVAGSTAAGSSIEGCRIGYDNTNGSASANLGSGIRIAPGSKDILVGSRVAVSESEVNSIGGNQDHGILVEGPGLERIRINAATIGTVYYGSQTPKALGNGIHGIALTGGASGVTVGDRNDRFRTFITHHVEGAGIYLAGTETRDNSISGAVIGRPDNLAVFSLGSGGAGNAIGIHITAGAHGTQVGIPGELVRSPEYDNGAIRPWNEIENNNVGIQIESGGDPSQTIPSDKNTPFAPRGANVVVNNRIGHIKDPQVFNDTDRGNAIGIVLTGNAAQNRIGGPGPAEGNLIHGSGSVGLLIQGVTHDRPELANRIIGNEFKGTGTLIENPVDPREGSITSAAILLHAGTANQIIGGNNPGEGNLITDGLIGIGLEGANANVITGNEIGGFRITGFPNSIFTQNRQAGIFLIASAGNRIGPGNTIAGNGRPDGPALGGIYLRLSSGNFIVGNTLGNLPVSQLRRNEPGNILVDNSPDNLIGLPGPDGPNVIGLGAGSGVHLFGALSYGNIIDSNFVGTDGNNAALANATEGILIDGDASANLVQNNTIFGNGTDGVRISGLNTAENRLSLNSISGHTNGKGIRLEGSANSGIQPPELTTVNGFDLLGSAPAGTPDNSLVEVFHDPDDEGLIPFGLVTVRNEEFSFNAALNPGLTLTATLTDPDGNTSEFSSVLTLSTNKLSTLDLRRREGAPEERSAPANPVALAILPMVLTAPPDFAAAVESVTFEASGSIDESADLQGLALFRDEDDDGLLTSRDTMISPVGTIDVDDGEVTLTPDATLQAGSRESWLLAAIPKNGIAPGSTLIFRLVSAENVASRVFSSNAAISETGVFPIVSDTVTLIEPVDAYDQWREDTFSPEDAANDAVSGRNADPDEDGIPNLLEFALGTNPGDPDPWNNAQISLAGDHYVFQIPTDVSMADSTVLAEASSDLVAWSSGQEVADLVGMMEDGIGGFLVVVKVPLPLDEATPVFVRLVFESAGP from the coding sequence CGCCGCCACCATCGGAACAGTCTACTACGGCAGCCAGACGCCGAAGGCCCTGGGCAACGGCATCCATGGGATTGCACTGACCGGCGGCGCCAGTGGTGTCACCGTGGGCGACCGGAACGACCGCTTCAGAACGTTCATCACCCACCACGTGGAGGGCGCCGGAATCTACCTTGCCGGCACCGAGACGCGCGACAATTCCATCTCAGGAGCGGTCATCGGGCGACCGGACAACCTCGCCGTGTTCAGCCTTGGATCAGGCGGCGCCGGGAATGCTATCGGCATCCACATCACCGCAGGCGCTCACGGCACCCAGGTCGGGATACCCGGCGAACTGGTCCGGAGCCCCGAATACGACAACGGTGCGATTCGACCCTGGAACGAAATTGAAAACAACAACGTCGGCATCCAAATCGAGTCGGGTGGTGATCCCTCCCAGACCATTCCGTCCGACAAGAACACCCCGTTTGCCCCTCGCGGCGCCAATGTGGTCGTGAACAACCGTATCGGCCATATCAAGGATCCACAGGTCTTCAACGATACGGACCGGGGCAACGCCATCGGGATCGTGCTGACCGGCAATGCCGCGCAGAACAGGATTGGCGGGCCGGGTCCGGCTGAAGGCAACTTGATTCATGGAAGCGGATCGGTCGGGCTCCTGATCCAGGGTGTCACCCACGACCGTCCGGAATTGGCCAACCGAATCATCGGAAACGAATTCAAGGGTACCGGAACTCTGATCGAAAATCCGGTGGACCCGCGCGAAGGCAGCATTACGAGTGCCGCCATTCTTCTCCATGCGGGTACGGCCAACCAGATCATCGGTGGGAACAACCCGGGCGAAGGCAATCTCATTACCGACGGGCTTATCGGGATAGGACTGGAAGGTGCGAACGCCAATGTGATCACCGGGAACGAAATCGGCGGCTTCAGGATCACCGGATTTCCGAACAGCATCTTCACCCAGAATCGCCAGGCCGGCATCTTCCTGATCGCCAGCGCGGGCAACCGGATCGGTCCGGGAAACACCATCGCGGGAAACGGACGACCGGACGGCCCGGCACTGGGCGGCATCTACCTCCGGCTGAGCAGCGGAAATTTCATCGTGGGAAACACCCTCGGGAATCTCCCGGTCTCTCAATTGCGCCGCAACGAGCCGGGCAACATCCTTGTCGACAATTCGCCCGACAATCTGATCGGCCTTCCGGGACCCGATGGGCCCAATGTGATCGGGCTGGGTGCCGGGTCCGGAGTTCACCTCTTTGGCGCGCTTTCCTACGGAAACATCATTGACAGCAACTTCGTCGGGACTGACGGAAACAACGCCGCTCTGGCCAATGCCACCGAGGGCATCCTCATCGACGGGGACGCGTCAGCGAATCTCGTACAAAACAATACCATTTTCGGCAACGGGACCGATGGAGTCCGCATCAGCGGTTTGAATACGGCGGAGAACCGGTTGTCGCTCAACTCGATCAGCGGACATACGAACGGCAAGGGCATCCGGCTTGAAGGATCGGCCAACTCCGGGATCCAGCCTCCCGAATTGACGACCGTCAACGGGTTCGACCTGCTCGGAAGTGCACCTGCGGGCACGCCCGACAACAGTCTGGTCGAAGTCTTCCATGATCCCGACGACGAGGGCCTCATCCCCTTTGGTCTGGTCACGGTCCGGAACGAGGAGTTCAGCTTCAACGCGGCTCTCAATCCCGGCCTTACCCTCACCGCCACCCTGACGGACCCGGACGGGAACACTTCCGAGTTCTCCTCTGTCTTGACGCTGAGCACGAACAAGCTTTCGACGCTTGACCTTCGCCGCCGGGAAGGTGCACCGGAGGAGCGCAGCGCTCCGGCGAATCCGGTCGCCCTCGCCATCCTGCCGATGGTCCTGACCGCTCCGCCGGATTTTGCGGCGGCGGTTGAGTCGGTCACCTTTGAGGCTTCCGGCAGCATCGATGAAAGCGCCGATCTTCAGGGACTTGCCCTTTTTCGCGACGAGGACGATGACGGCCTGCTGACCAGCCGTGACACCATGATCAGCCCGGTTGGGACGATCGACGTCGATGACGGCGAAGTCACCCTTACGCCGGATGCGACCCTGCAGGCAGGTTCGCGTGAGTCTTGGCTTCTCGCGGCGATTCCAAAGAATGGAATCGCCCCGGGTTCGACTTTGATCTTCCGGCTCGTCTCGGCGGAAAATGTTGCGAGCAGGGTCTTTTCATCCAACGCCGCCATCTCCGAAACGGGTGTCTTTCCCATTGTCAGCGACACGGTCACCCTGATTGAACCCGTGGACGCCTACGATCAATGGCGCGAGGACACCTTCTCTCCGGAGGACGCCGCCAACGACGCTGTCAGCGGACGCAACGCCGACCCCGACGAGGACGGCATTCCGAATCTGCTCGAATTCGCCCTTGGTACGAATCCCGGGGATCCGGATCCCTGGAACAACGCGCAGATCTCATTGGCTGGTGACCATTATGTCTTCCAAATTCCGACCGACGTTTCCATGGCGGATTCAACTGTCTTGGCCGAAGCATCGAGTGACCTCGTGGCCTGGAGTTCCGGTCAGGAGGTGGCTGATCTCGTCGGCATGATGGAGGATGGGATCGGCGGCTTCCTCGTCGTGGTGAAGGTTCCGCTTCCACTGGACGAGGCCACGCCGGTCTTCGTCCGGCTGGTATTCGAATCTGCCGGACCTTGA
- a CDS encoding zf-HC2 domain-containing protein, translated as MNCRQAEKALSRHLDGELPEARVEALERHLSECATCRDTAAAWAGYGEAMKAGAPAPRPDPIAAWYDIRRTLRNREESRPAETVPAWWARPLPWVGTAAALALLAVGYLSLRQTDPRPSTGTTVEYVETGLPDASTLVYVDDESGWTIVWVLESSDAPGPMS; from the coding sequence ATGAATTGCCGCCAGGCCGAGAAAGCGCTCAGCCGTCACCTTGACGGCGAATTGCCTGAGGCGCGGGTCGAGGCGCTCGAGCGCCATCTGAGTGAGTGCGCCACCTGCCGCGATACAGCCGCCGCATGGGCCGGGTATGGGGAAGCGATGAAGGCAGGCGCGCCGGCCCCGAGACCCGACCCGATCGCCGCCTGGTACGACATTCGAAGGACGCTGCGCAACCGCGAAGAATCCCGCCCGGCCGAAACGGTCCCGGCCTGGTGGGCACGCCCCCTGCCGTGGGTCGGGACCGCCGCCGCGTTGGCCCTCCTTGCCGTCGGCTACCTGAGCCTGAGGCAGACCGACCCCCGCCCATCAACCGGAACGACGGTTGAATACGTCGAAACCGGCCTTCCCGATGCAAGCACTCTCGTCTATGTCGATGACGAAAGTGGATGGACCATCGTCTGGGTGCTGGAGTCATCGGATGCTCCGGGTCCGATGTCCTGA
- a CDS encoding sigma-70 family RNA polymerase sigma factor, whose protein sequence is MADPTPALIEAARNGDESAFGELVRSHYERVYRHLWAFVRHDHDARDLSQETWIKAWDGIQSFRGDAPFGAWVTRIATRTALDFLRKRKRMREVALPDQDAARCPVVREGPRHETPDRAAQSSEIQDRFQAALSKLPIKQRAVLALREIEGLSYAEIAHALGCRKGTVMSRLFNARKAIQSKLKDLL, encoded by the coding sequence ATGGCCGATCCAACCCCAGCCCTGATTGAAGCCGCCAGGAACGGCGATGAGTCCGCTTTCGGGGAATTGGTCAGGTCACACTATGAGCGCGTCTACCGGCACCTATGGGCGTTCGTCCGCCATGATCACGATGCCCGGGACCTGAGCCAGGAGACCTGGATTAAGGCCTGGGACGGCATCCAGTCGTTCCGGGGCGATGCGCCGTTCGGTGCCTGGGTGACCCGGATCGCCACCCGAACCGCCCTTGATTTCCTGCGCAAGCGCAAGCGCATGCGCGAGGTCGCCCTTCCCGACCAGGATGCTGCCCGATGCCCTGTGGTCCGCGAGGGTCCGAGGCATGAGACTCCTGACCGGGCGGCGCAATCATCCGAAATCCAAGACCGCTTCCAGGCCGCCCTGTCGAAGCTCCCGATCAAACAACGCGCCGTCCTGGCCCTCAGGGAAATCGAGGGCCTTTCCTATGCGGAAATCGCCCACGCCCTGGGATGCCGCAAGGGAACCGTCATGTCCCGGCTTTTCAATGCGCGCAAAGCCATCCAGAGTAAACTGAAGGATCTCCTATGA
- a CDS encoding alpha/beta fold hydrolase has translation MRFLRWTAIILTGLACLYLAICTTLVFWPYPEPFAGERFSLEEMRAAETAAGADFGMDVPFREDTFATRDGETLFARRYGPEDGSAILFLHGVAADSSILNRFAGQLQVATGAEVITPDLRGHGRSSGDRFNLDHTGQYEEDVEDMLAALGATRPGRPVVLGGHSMGGGISLRYALRKEAPAVDGYLLIAPNFGDPVRHPPPEPSSEEAREGSRYVQMNGKRLMGQIFLGLVGIHVFERLPVINFNKPPEFPAYSFAAIASAQPNPPEDAAVALEAIKVPLLVVVGANDEVFDAGRYEPLVSTHSKGETHVFAGLTHQGVLNSPAVHDRIGVWYATLGE, from the coding sequence ATGAGATTCCTGCGATGGACCGCCATCATCCTGACTGGTTTGGCCTGCCTCTACCTGGCCATCTGCACCACCCTTGTCTTCTGGCCCTACCCAGAGCCTTTTGCCGGAGAACGGTTCAGCCTGGAGGAGATGAGGGCGGCGGAGACCGCTGCCGGGGCCGACTTCGGCATGGACGTCCCGTTTCGGGAGGACACCTTTGCCACACGCGACGGGGAAACACTCTTTGCCCGGCGGTATGGACCGGAGGACGGCTCCGCGATCCTCTTTCTCCACGGGGTGGCCGCGGACAGTTCGATTCTCAACCGTTTCGCCGGCCAGCTGCAGGTCGCGACCGGAGCCGAAGTGATCACCCCGGACCTGCGCGGCCACGGCCGGTCGTCGGGCGACCGCTTCAATCTCGACCATACCGGCCAATACGAGGAGGACGTGGAAGACATGCTGGCGGCGCTCGGCGCCACCCGGCCAGGTCGCCCGGTCGTCCTCGGCGGCCACTCGATGGGAGGAGGCATCTCCCTCCGCTATGCCTTGCGGAAGGAGGCGCCGGCGGTGGACGGTTACCTTCTGATCGCCCCGAACTTCGGGGACCCCGTCCGTCACCCGCCACCGGAGCCCAGCTCAGAGGAGGCCCGCGAAGGCAGCCGGTATGTCCAGATGAACGGCAAGCGGCTGATGGGGCAGATATTCCTGGGCTTGGTCGGCATCCATGTCTTCGAGCGATTGCCCGTCATCAACTTCAACAAGCCTCCCGAATTCCCGGCCTACTCCTTCGCGGCAATCGCCTCGGCCCAGCCCAATCCGCCTGAGGATGCCGCCGTCGCCCTTGAAGCGATCAAGGTCCCGCTGCTGGTGGTGGTGGGAGCCAACGACGAAGTCTTCGATGCCGGCCGCTACGAGCCCCTCGTTTCCACCCATTCAAAGGGCGAGACCCACGTCTTCGCCGGCCTGACCCACCAGGGCGTGCTCAACAGCCCCGCCGTTCACGACCGGATCGGCGTCTGGTACGCGACGCTCGGAGAATGA
- a CDS encoding DUF1772 domain-containing protein has protein sequence MDLYLTSLFLSSLLCSLVAGFLWAFACVAMPGIRRLDDLAFLEAFKAIDGVIQDRQPLFLAVWAGACVAVVVSAVLALWHLEGAHRILAVAASGLFLFGVQGPTVMVHLPLNDRLQRQDLESLDGAAREEICRQFEASWIRWNIVRAFFAVIASALLIGLALNL, from the coding sequence ATGGACCTCTACCTGACCAGCCTCTTCCTCTCCAGCCTGCTTTGTTCCCTCGTGGCTGGATTCCTGTGGGCGTTTGCCTGCGTGGCCATGCCGGGGATACGGCGGCTGGATGACCTCGCTTTCCTTGAGGCTTTCAAGGCCATCGACGGGGTCATCCAGGACCGGCAGCCCCTTTTCCTCGCGGTCTGGGCCGGCGCCTGCGTCGCTGTAGTCGTGTCGGCCGTTCTCGCGCTCTGGCACCTGGAGGGCGCCCATCGCATTCTCGCGGTCGCAGCGAGCGGGCTCTTTCTCTTCGGGGTCCAGGGACCCACTGTCATGGTTCATTTGCCGCTGAACGACCGGTTGCAGCGACAGGATCTGGAATCCCTTGACGGGGCCGCACGAGAAGAAATTTGTAGACAATTCGAAGCAAGCTGGATCCGCTGGAACATAGTCCGAGCCTTCTTTGCTGTCATCGCCTCGGCTCTGCTGATCGGCCTCGCTCTCAACCTCTAG
- a CDS encoding DUF4345 domain-containing protein, with product MKNPLTRILLLVSGGLLLAVGCATLLQPHAFFAANGIALGNDPSELSEVRAPGGLLIGCALAILLGAVRASSTQTALILATMVYGLFGGSRLISIALDGLPSNPLIWAMATELIIGAMCLLALSCFVRRQAISRQLDASSRSGTARTEIQAPVDLSERRNHGPV from the coding sequence ATGAAGAACCCCCTGACCCGTATCCTGCTCCTGGTGTCCGGTGGGCTCCTGCTTGCGGTTGGATGCGCGACGCTGCTCCAGCCACATGCTTTCTTCGCGGCCAACGGGATAGCGCTTGGAAACGATCCGAGTGAACTGTCGGAGGTCAGGGCCCCGGGTGGCCTGCTGATCGGATGTGCTCTCGCCATACTGCTGGGTGCGGTTCGAGCGAGCAGCACCCAGACCGCCCTGATCCTGGCCACGATGGTCTATGGCCTGTTCGGTGGTTCACGGTTGATCAGTATTGCGCTCGATGGACTGCCCTCCAACCCGCTTATCTGGGCAATGGCAACAGAACTCATCATAGGAGCAATGTGCCTGCTCGCTCTCAGCTGTTTCGTCAGAAGGCAGGCAATCTCGAGGCAGCTTGATGCCTCCTCCCGATCCGGAACTGCTCGGACCGAAATACAGGCACCGGTTGATCTGTCAGAAAGGAGGAATCATGGACCTGTTTAG
- a CDS encoding NAD(P)H-binding protein, whose amino-acid sequence MKSSSNLSASTQGRILVLGGTGKTGRRIAARLESMGRPVRIGSRSAQPPFDWHRQAGWDACLEGVEAVYISYAPDLAMPGATDAIQALVDRAGKHGVSRLVLLSGRGEAEAQACERIVRESGLAWTIVRASWFFQNFTEGAFAEMVETGRITLPTDETPEPFVDVDDIAEVAVAALTGPGHEGETYEVTGPQLMTFADIAAEISRATGSEVTFLPVPHAAFLKEVAASGAPKEVVWMLDYLFSTVLDGRNAHLADGVQRALGRPPKDFADFARAVAATGRWRAVA is encoded by the coding sequence ATGAAGTCATCTTCGAACCTGTCCGCGTCCACTCAAGGGCGCATTCTCGTCCTCGGCGGCACCGGAAAGACCGGTCGCCGCATCGCAGCCCGCCTCGAATCCATGGGGCGCCCCGTCCGTATCGGCTCCCGATCGGCGCAACCGCCCTTCGACTGGCACCGGCAGGCCGGCTGGGATGCCTGCCTCGAAGGCGTCGAGGCCGTCTACATCAGCTACGCCCCGGACCTTGCCATGCCTGGGGCGACCGACGCCATTCAGGCTCTCGTCGACCGTGCCGGCAAGCACGGCGTCTCCCGCCTCGTCCTCCTCTCCGGCCGCGGAGAAGCCGAGGCCCAGGCCTGCGAACGCATCGTCCGGGAGAGCGGACTGGCGTGGACCATCGTCCGGGCCAGCTGGTTTTTCCAGAACTTCACCGAGGGTGCCTTCGCCGAGATGGTCGAGACAGGCCGAATAACCCTGCCGACGGATGAAACACCGGAGCCTTTCGTCGACGTCGATGACATCGCCGAGGTCGCCGTCGCGGCCCTGACCGGGCCGGGACATGAGGGGGAGACCTACGAAGTGACGGGCCCCCAGCTGATGACCTTCGCCGACATTGCAGCCGAGATCTCCCGGGCCACCGGGAGCGAGGTGACCTTCCTGCCCGTCCCGCACGCAGCCTTCCTCAAAGAGGTGGCGGCCTCCGGAGCTCCCAAGGAGGTCGTCTGGATGCTGGACTACCTGTTCTCCACCGTCCTCGACGGCCGAAATGCCCATCTGGCGGACGGCGTCCAACGCGCTTTGGGACGTCCGCCAAAGGATTTCGCCGATTTTGCGCGAGCCGTCGCCGCCACTGGTCGTTGGAGGGCAGTCGCATGA